CGAGCAGCCGCCCAAGCGTTCGCCGGAAGAAGAGAAGCGCAAGCGCGAGGAAATGGACAAGCGCCGCAACCAGGCCGTGGACATCGCCTACGAGACGTTCGACGCCCTGGTGGCCGAGCGCGGCGACAGCGGCAAGATCTGGGCATCGGTGCTGAAGGAAGCGATCAAGCGCCGCAAGCCGGACTTCAGCGAGTCGTTCTACGGCTTCCGCACGTTCGGCAACCTGCTGGAAGAAATGAAGGCGCGCGGCCTGCTGGAATTCGGCCGCGATGAAAAATCGGGCGCCTACGTGTACCGCAGCAGCACGCTGCCGGCACCCGGGGTGACGGCCGACGTGGCGAGCGAAACGGAACAGGCGGGCGAGCAGGTGCAGGCCGATGCCGGCGAGGCCCGCGAGCCGCGCGAATCGCGCGACAGCCGCGAAGCCCGCGAGGCACGCGAAGGCCGTCGTGGCCGCGGCAACCGGGGCGGTCGCAACCGCCGTGGCGGCGCGGCCGAGCCGGCCGAATCGGCCGAGCAGGCCGGCGCACCGCTGAGCGAACTGGAAACCCAGGAGATGGCGGCAGGCCTGGAGTCGGCTGCGGCCGACTATGCGGCCCTGGTGCGGTCGGCCGAGGAAGCGCTGCACGAACTGGTACCGGAAACGGAGCAGGGCACGACGGCCGAACAGGCAGCGCTGGCGGACAACGTGCCGCCAGCGCTGCCGGCGGATGCGCAGGAGCCGGCCGAGGTCCCGGCGGCGCCGGCCAAGCGCGCGCGCAAGCCGGCAGCCAAGAAGCCGGCCCGCACCAGCAAGGTCGCCAAGGCGGCGGCCGACGCCGCCGAGGCGGTCGAGGCCGCGCTGGCGCAGGTCCCCGCGGCGCAGGCCGCACCGGCGCCTGCTGCCGAGGAGGCCCCGGCCGTCGAAGCCGCTGGCGACACGCAGGGCGACGACACGTCGGCAGCGGCCGATACGCCGGAAGGCACTGCCGCCCAGAAGCGGTCGAAAAAGCCGGGTACCCACAAGGCCCCCGCGCGCAGCCGCCTGCCGCGCAAGCCCAAGGCCAAGCCGGAAGGCTGACGCCGCCACGGGCCGGGATACCCCGGCCCGTCGCCGATCCTGGGCCGGGGTATCCCGGCCCGCCGCCGCCCACGAGTCGGGTCATCCGGCCCGCCCGGATTTACTGGCCGCCGCTTTGCTGCCATACTGCGGGTCCAGGCATCCATACGGCGGCATCTTCATGGCGACACTGTCCGAACTCACCCTCTATCCCATCAAGTCCTGCGCGGGCATCTCCCTGCGCGCGGCCACGCTGACCCGTGCCGGCCTGATGACGGACCAGATCTACGACCGCGAATGGATGGTCGTGGATGCCAACGGCCAGTGCCTGACCCAACGCGAACACCCGAAGATGGCCCTGATCGTGCCGCGCCTGAAGGCCGATACGCTGGAGCTGCGCGCGCCCGGCATGCTGCGCCTCGAGATTCCGCTTGGATTGCCCGACCCGCGCGATGCGGTCACTATCGACGTGGACGTGTGGGAGGAGCGCCTCAAGGCCTATGACTGCGATGCGCTGACGGCGGCCTGGTTCAGCAATTACCTGGGCGTGCCGTGCCGCCTGGTGCGCTTCCATGCCGATGCGCAGCGCCTGGCGAACCCGAAGTGGACGGGCGGCGTCGAGGCGCCGACCCTGTTTTCGGACGGCTATCCGGTGCTGGTCATCGGCGCCGAATCGCTGCGCGACCTGAACGGCAAGCTGCAAAAGGCGGGCCGCGCGGCGCTGCCGATGAATCGCTTCCGCCCGAATCTCGTGGTGGACGGCATCGAGGCGTTCGAGGAGGATTACGTCGAGACGTTCCAGCTGGGCGAAGCGGTACTGAAACCCGTCAAGCCATGCCCGCGCTGCCCGATGCCGTCGATCGACCAGGAGACGGGCGAATTCGGTCCCGATCCGCTCGACATCCTGCAAGGCTACCGGGCCAAGCCGGAAGTGGACGGCGCCGTCTGCTTCGGCATGAACAACATCCTGCTGGCCGGCGAGGGCCAGCGCGTCGAGGTCGGCCAGCCGGTCGACGTCACGCTGGCGTTCTGAGCGAGCTGGCATGATGCATTCCATCCCGGG
This is a stretch of genomic DNA from Pseudoduganella chitinolytica. It encodes these proteins:
- a CDS encoding MOSC domain-containing protein, with protein sequence MATLSELTLYPIKSCAGISLRAATLTRAGLMTDQIYDREWMVVDANGQCLTQREHPKMALIVPRLKADTLELRAPGMLRLEIPLGLPDPRDAVTIDVDVWEERLKAYDCDALTAAWFSNYLGVPCRLVRFHADAQRLANPKWTGGVEAPTLFSDGYPVLVIGAESLRDLNGKLQKAGRAALPMNRFRPNLVVDGIEAFEEDYVETFQLGEAVLKPVKPCPRCPMPSIDQETGEFGPDPLDILQGYRAKPEVDGAVCFGMNNILLAGEGQRVEVGQPVDVTLAF
- a CDS encoding NYN domain-containing protein, which gives rise to MASSNDNVSMALFCDFENVALGVRDANYEKFDIKPVLERLLLKGSIVVKKAYCDWDRYKGFKGPMHEANFELIEIPHVRMSGKNSADIRMVVDALDLCYTKAHVNTFVIISGDSDFSPLVSKLRENAKKVIGVGVKDSTSDLLVANCDEFIFYDDLVRESRRMAKRDSREQPPKRSPEEEKRKREEMDKRRNQAVDIAYETFDALVAERGDSGKIWASVLKEAIKRRKPDFSESFYGFRTFGNLLEEMKARGLLEFGRDEKSGAYVYRSSTLPAPGVTADVASETEQAGEQVQADAGEAREPRESRDSREAREAREGRRGRGNRGGRNRRGGAAEPAESAEQAGAPLSELETQEMAAGLESAAADYAALVRSAEEALHELVPETEQGTTAEQAALADNVPPALPADAQEPAEVPAAPAKRARKPAAKKPARTSKVAKAAADAAEAVEAALAQVPAAQAAPAPAAEEAPAVEAAGDTQGDDTSAAADTPEGTAAQKRSKKPGTHKAPARSRLPRKPKAKPEG